A part of Myxococcales bacterium genomic DNA contains:
- a CDS encoding CoA transferase subunit A → MNALYKVVDNAHVALRDLFDGATIMSGGFGLSGGAENCIEAIRDSGKKNLTIISNNCGNQGQGLAVLLKNHQIKKVICSFVGGNPDLEELVLNNAIDIELNPQGTLAERIRAGGVGIGGFFTPTGVGTVVAKDKEHRTLNNKNMIFETALTADFSILRAHVADTYGNLRFYRTSQNFCPAMAMAGKITIVEAEKIVDFGVLDPDDIHLPGIFVQRIFLGQHHKNVIEHKKVRSTNIL, encoded by the coding sequence ATGAATGCACTTTATAAAGTTGTCGACAATGCTCATGTGGCTCTGCGAGATCTTTTTGATGGCGCCACTATCATGAGCGGTGGCTTTGGGCTTTCCGGCGGCGCAGAAAATTGCATCGAAGCCATACGCGATTCGGGCAAAAAAAATCTAACTATTATTTCTAATAATTGCGGCAACCAAGGGCAGGGTTTGGCAGTTTTACTAAAAAATCATCAAATAAAAAAAGTTATCTGTTCTTTTGTGGGGGGAAATCCTGATTTAGAGGAACTGGTGCTCAACAACGCTATCGACATCGAGCTTAACCCTCAGGGAACTTTGGCCGAGCGTATTCGTGCAGGGGGCGTTGGCATAGGAGGATTTTTTACCCCCACCGGTGTAGGAACTGTGGTGGCAAAAGATAAGGAACATCGCACTTTGAATAACAAAAATATGATTTTTGAAACCGCCCTGACCGCTGATTTTTCTATTCTTCGTGCCCATGTCGCCGATACTTACGGAAACCTTCGTTTCTATCGTACCAGTCAAAATTTTTGCCCTGCCATGGCAATGGCTGGAAAAATCACTATCGTCGAAGCAGAAAAAATTGTTGATTTTGGCGTGCTTGATCCTGATGACATCCACTTGCCAGGAATTTTTGTGCAACGTATTTTTTTAGGCCAGCATCACAAAAATGTGATCGAGCATAAAAAAGTACGCAGCACAAACATCTTGTAA
- a CDS encoding DUF2059 domain-containing protein produces MNTGKFVGIISLAALVSLGIGFAIGSSMCKRGTNAPNMSDLENKNVDELNVMLSDVMLPQDEFDKLSSAILQSAMGLFMAQAQGAGINVGDTATNELKNKIEAKYSRKYFSDINAESMKDLSKEELVAILSFYGTDAGQKFLKLSPEIIQKTMSTVQADLSSWLPNAVNEVVIKLKGGDSQAAPGGDSGNDEAAQPMEDGAQE; encoded by the coding sequence ATGAACACCGGTAAATTTGTAGGTATTATTTCCTTGGCAGCTTTGGTCTCTTTGGGCATTGGTTTTGCTATTGGCTCGTCCATGTGCAAACGAGGCACAAATGCTCCAAATATGTCCGATTTAGAAAATAAAAATGTAGATGAACTCAATGTTATGTTGAGCGACGTTATGTTGCCTCAAGATGAATTTGACAAACTCAGCAGTGCCATTTTGCAAAGTGCCATGGGGCTTTTTATGGCTCAGGCTCAAGGAGCAGGTATTAATGTTGGCGATACAGCAACCAATGAACTTAAAAATAAAATTGAGGCCAAGTACTCGAGAAAATATTTTAGCGATATCAATGCAGAATCGATGAAAGATCTTTCTAAAGAAGAATTAGTTGCAATATTATCTTTTTATGGAACTGATGCAGGTCAAAAGTTTTTGAAATTATCACCTGAGATTATTCAAAAAACCATGAGCACTGTGCAAGCAGATCTATCAAGTTGGCTTCCTAACGCCGTAAATGAGGTGGTAATTAAGCTTAAAGGTGGAGACTCCCAAGCCGCACCTGGTGGCGATTCCGGCAATGACGAAGCTGCTCAACCGATGGAAGATGGAGCACAAGAATAA
- a CDS encoding MMPL family transporter gives MSKTSDVIARFLYKFRLGFFALALAMSVFFAFNAIKIQFNFSPDTIFLQQDEAYNFYENTYLPAFANKGQWCMLAVESKDKTKLAYLIKSLSAKLLKNEHILQVIDPFSQELFMPTEQGIKAIATTDKNGQLTPEAVEYFNNHPLYQGSFIGKDGHSMALNFMVASEFENQEEQEKVIASIENDIYHWQQDDPNVSLYLTGVPVIQYEMIQLLKSDQTRFVPFVALFLILLLFVMTKHIFGALYPLFVIFLALTWTVGYLVLAGHDINVVNNALIMLIMVIGIADAVHIYTRYIDEAIDAHQKNPNAPAKKEVVISTISAMLLPCFLTTATTALGFLSSAFTDIEIIKLFGIDTAVGVMFCYIITFMIMPALLSWHKLPTRHSPTFMRKWPKILTIDGMLRFTIGKSVRYAKLLTTLSAVFLIVSVIVGKNITSNQNWTGELPPDNKANNALKFIEKNFSAIMPFYVVFSGSEEILNSRHLALSISDMAQKIRNYPLHPTVRAPTDALNFLLAHNPPPLELSEIDDGTYGELNKIIMQFGEEKENNAAAMFFSKDRQHLRILGFLPNTSTTQAERFRKFLLKTLEEHKVEGISLHATGPALISSNALHHLTRSMASSIGLALIFISVFVAIFFRSLRYMIAAVLPNILPIGLTIAAMYIFGIDVRLATVMIFSMALGLSIDACIHLLSRMEEERHKTNRSLKKITFIRTIFRAFHGSGRPIIYTTAILLGGFSIMFFSQFMALKDFSIIATITLLSALIADIILLPALILVLRKRS, from the coding sequence ATGTCAAAAACATCTGATGTCATCGCTCGGTTTTTGTATAAGTTTCGCTTAGGCTTTTTTGCCTTAGCGCTTGCAATGTCAGTTTTTTTTGCCTTCAACGCCATAAAAATTCAATTTAACTTTTCACCCGACACAATTTTTCTACAGCAAGATGAAGCCTATAATTTTTACGAGAACACCTATTTGCCTGCATTTGCCAACAAGGGGCAATGGTGCATGCTCGCAGTTGAATCAAAAGACAAGACAAAACTTGCTTATCTCATAAAATCACTGAGCGCCAAGCTTTTAAAAAACGAACATATCCTTCAAGTGATCGATCCTTTCTCGCAAGAACTTTTCATGCCCACTGAGCAAGGAATCAAAGCAATAGCTACTACCGACAAAAATGGCCAACTCACTCCAGAAGCTGTTGAATATTTCAATAATCATCCCTTATACCAAGGATCATTTATCGGCAAAGATGGTCACTCCATGGCGCTTAACTTCATGGTTGCTTCTGAATTTGAAAATCAAGAAGAACAAGAAAAAGTAATCGCCAGCATAGAAAATGATATCTACCATTGGCAACAAGATGATCCCAATGTTTCACTCTATTTAACCGGTGTGCCTGTAATCCAATACGAAATGATTCAGCTGCTCAAAAGTGATCAAACACGTTTTGTTCCCTTTGTTGCGCTCTTTTTAATTTTGCTTTTGTTCGTCATGACCAAACATATTTTTGGTGCACTCTACCCTCTCTTTGTAATTTTTTTAGCACTCACTTGGACAGTTGGTTACCTTGTTTTGGCTGGCCACGATATCAATGTTGTAAATAACGCTCTCATCATGTTGATCATGGTGATCGGAATTGCCGATGCGGTGCATATCTATACACGCTACATCGATGAAGCTATTGATGCACATCAAAAAAATCCCAACGCTCCGGCCAAAAAAGAAGTAGTGATATCAACCATCAGCGCTATGCTGCTTCCTTGTTTTCTTACTACCGCCACTACTGCTTTAGGATTTTTATCTTCAGCATTTACCGATATTGAGATCATAAAACTATTTGGCATCGATACTGCAGTAGGCGTAATGTTTTGCTACATCATCACCTTCATGATCATGCCGGCGCTTTTATCGTGGCACAAATTGCCCACACGACATTCACCTACTTTTATGCGCAAGTGGCCAAAAATTCTTACTATCGATGGCATGTTGCGCTTTACTATCGGAAAATCTGTTCGCTACGCCAAACTTTTGACTACCCTTTCTGCTGTATTTCTCATAGTCTCTGTGATCGTTGGCAAAAACATCACTTCCAATCAAAATTGGACTGGCGAGCTTCCACCCGACAACAAAGCCAATAATGCTCTTAAGTTCATCGAGAAGAATTTTTCTGCCATTATGCCATTTTATGTAGTTTTTTCAGGATCTGAAGAAATTTTAAACTCTCGACACCTTGCCCTGAGCATCAGTGATATGGCACAAAAAATTCGCAACTATCCGCTCCATCCAACTGTTAGAGCTCCTACCGATGCACTCAATTTTTTGCTTGCTCACAACCCTCCACCGCTTGAACTCAGCGAGATTGACGATGGCACTTATGGTGAGCTTAATAAAATAATCATGCAGTTTGGTGAAGAAAAGGAAAATAATGCAGCTGCTATGTTCTTTAGCAAAGACAGGCAACATCTGCGGATTTTAGGATTTTTGCCCAACACCTCCACGACTCAAGCTGAAAGATTTCGCAAATTTCTCCTAAAAACTCTCGAAGAGCACAAAGTGGAGGGCATTTCTCTTCATGCTACAGGCCCTGCACTCATATCCTCAAACGCGCTTCACCATTTAACTCGTAGTATGGCAAGTTCTATTGGCCTCGCACTTATATTTATCAGTGTTTTTGTGGCGATATTTTTTCGTTCTCTGCGCTATATGATCGCGGCCGTTTTGCCTAACATTTTACCCATTGGACTCACCATTGCGGCCATGTATATTTTTGGTATCGATGTTCGCCTCGCTACGGTTATGATTTTTTCCATGGCACTCGGACTTTCGATCGATGCCTGCATTCACCTGCTCTCACGCATGGAAGAAGAACGTCACAAAACAAATCGGTCGCTCAAAAAAATTACTTTTATTCGCACTATTTTTCGAGCCTTTCACGGATCAGGCAGACCTATCATCTACACTACCGCAATTTTATTGGGCGGATTCTCCATCATGTTTTTTTCACAATTTATGGCCTTAAAAGATTTTTCCATTATTGCCACAATCACCTTGCTGAGCGCCTTGATCGCTGACATTATTTTGCTTCCTGCTCTTATTTTAGTATTGAGGAAACGTTCATGA
- a CDS encoding TldE/PmbA family protein — MKNYFYDVIGILEKKILPQEKYTLWFSGEVLDYARFNHAQIRQAGTTYQQNITLSLIVDEKHLSMTFGLTKNLNVDTVCIGNALKHLRELIIFSSPDPYLMLNDKACSSEVIGSHKVEDKFSVVSQVLDQAAGLDLVGSYVGGPIYKGFANSFGQRNWFESASFIVDTSVYHSGDKAIKQSYSDTTFNHEIFQQKMNQAREGLELFQKPSLSIKPQEYRVYFAPSAVYEILCMMNWQGFSRKALELKSSLLTLLAEGKKNLSEMFSLYENTKEGVGPNFQANGFIKQDKLAIIENGTLKNSLISPKTAREYKLDHNGADDGESMCSIEMLPGNLSESDILPTLGDGLVINNLWYLNFSDKQNGYLTGMTRFLCYAVKNGKAEAPFSVMRFDDSIYRIFGENLLGISQMREKIIDNTTYEERATSWAKVPGVLVDKLRLTL; from the coding sequence ATGAAAAATTATTTTTACGATGTGATTGGTATTCTTGAAAAGAAAATTCTGCCCCAAGAGAAATATACCCTTTGGTTTTCTGGCGAAGTACTAGATTATGCTCGTTTTAATCACGCACAAATTCGCCAAGCAGGCACAACATATCAGCAAAATATTACACTGAGTTTAATCGTAGACGAAAAACACCTTTCCATGACCTTTGGCCTAACTAAAAATCTCAATGTCGATACTGTTTGTATTGGCAATGCGCTCAAACATTTAAGAGAGTTAATAATTTTTAGCAGCCCTGATCCCTACCTGATGCTCAACGATAAAGCCTGCTCTAGTGAAGTCATAGGCTCTCATAAAGTTGAAGATAAATTTAGTGTTGTCAGTCAAGTGCTTGATCAAGCAGCTGGACTTGACCTGGTTGGTTCATACGTTGGAGGCCCTATTTACAAGGGATTTGCCAACTCATTTGGACAGCGCAACTGGTTTGAAAGTGCCAGTTTTATTGTTGATACCAGCGTTTATCACAGCGGCGATAAAGCTATTAAACAAAGTTATTCAGATACAACATTTAATCATGAAATCTTTCAACAAAAAATGAATCAGGCTCGGGAAGGACTTGAACTTTTTCAAAAGCCATCACTCAGCATTAAGCCTCAGGAATACCGAGTTTATTTTGCTCCGAGCGCTGTCTATGAAATTCTTTGTATGATGAATTGGCAGGGCTTTTCTAGAAAAGCTCTCGAACTAAAAAGTTCTTTGTTGACATTATTGGCTGAAGGAAAAAAAAATCTTTCCGAAATGTTTTCTCTCTACGAAAACACAAAAGAGGGCGTCGGTCCGAACTTTCAGGCCAATGGATTTATTAAGCAAGACAAGCTTGCCATTATTGAAAACGGAACACTTAAAAACAGCCTTATCTCGCCTAAAACAGCTCGAGAATACAAGCTTGACCATAATGGCGCTGATGATGGCGAAAGCATGTGCTCAATAGAAATGCTTCCGGGCAATCTGAGTGAAAGCGATATATTGCCGACTTTAGGTGACGGACTTGTCATTAATAATCTTTGGTATCTCAATTTTTCTGATAAACAAAATGGATACTTGACCGGCATGACGAGATTTTTATGTTATGCGGTAAAAAATGGCAAAGCCGAGGCACCATTTTCAGTCATGCGCTTCGATGATTCTATCTATAGAATTTTTGGTGAAAACCTTTTGGGCATTAGCCAAATGAGAGAGAAAATCATCGACAATACTACCTATGAAGAACGTGCTACCAGCTGGGCTAAAGTACCAGGCGTTTTAGTTGATAAACTAAGACTCACTTTGTGA
- a CDS encoding TerC family protein → MELLSDPQTYLSFLSLTALEIVLGIDNLLFISIVTSRLPLEQQEKTRKLGLGFALFGRLALLFSLGWMLSLTKPLFSVLEFSFSGRDLVLGIGGLFLIYKATQEIFFHLEEAGKETPSLSPITMKAALAQILLLDLVFSLDSIITAIGLVSHLVIMAAAIVVAVIVMIYFSQYVAQFLQRHPSMKVLGLSFLLLIAVLLVADSFGHHIPRAYVYFSLAFSMMVEAINIIHRKKTQKKNK, encoded by the coding sequence ATGGAGTTATTGAGTGACCCGCAAACATATTTAAGTTTTTTGTCGCTTACTGCTCTCGAAATAGTGCTTGGTATCGATAATTTATTGTTCATCAGTATTGTGACAAGCAGATTACCTTTGGAACAACAAGAAAAAACGCGCAAACTTGGTTTAGGATTTGCTTTGTTCGGGCGTTTGGCATTGCTTTTTTCTTTGGGGTGGATGCTATCGCTTACCAAACCACTATTTAGTGTGCTAGAATTCTCGTTTTCAGGGCGCGATTTAGTTTTGGGGATTGGGGGGCTTTTTCTTATCTATAAAGCTACTCAAGAAATATTTTTTCACCTTGAAGAAGCAGGCAAAGAAACTCCCTCGCTGTCACCAATTACCATGAAAGCTGCACTGGCACAGATACTCTTGCTCGATCTGGTATTTTCTTTGGACTCTATTATCACTGCGATAGGATTGGTTTCGCACTTAGTCATCATGGCTGCAGCCATTGTTGTTGCGGTTATTGTTATGATTTATTTTTCTCAGTATGTAGCGCAATTTTTACAAAGACATCCTTCCATGAAAGTGTTAGGTCTATCCTTTTTGTTGCTAATCGCTGTGCTTTTGGTGGCCGATAGTTTTGGACACCATATTCCTAGAGCTTATGTTTATTTTTCTTTAGCATTTTCAATGATGGTTGAGGCAATCAATATTATTCATCGTAAAAAAACTCAAAAAAAAAATAAGTGA
- a CDS encoding TldD/PmbA family protein: MLDFKNPLKNYGDKADFWSLYLSSEQHNELSFRSQLQQPFSVKKDTGALITVIKNNFIAYASTQDFSEQGIISAFDAALEWAERLSTYSLLKNIDLPFENNHGSYAPNKETKLSKVSIKDKLDLLKEADEALKNKYIVDTHALLWTIDTQTTYQNSLGADISQEFNLLVPSLSAIAHHQGVTQARTLGGMRAYCQQGGLESLLDINLVEQAKMIAQDAVDLVHAQNCPSETMDVLIDPDQMMLQIHESIGHPIELDRILGDERNYAGTSFVKLDMFGSYQYGSSVLNVSFDPTIEKQFASYGYDAEGTKAQKEFVIKDGILVRPLGARVSQKRAQIDGVANARCSSWNRPPIDRMANLNIEPGSHSFEEMLSSVEKGIYLKSNSSWSIDDSRNKFQFGCEWGQLIENGKLTKVVRSPNYRGISANFWRNLKMVGDISTRQVMGTPYCGKGEPNQCIRVGHASPVCLFNNVDVFGGE, encoded by the coding sequence ATGTTAGACTTCAAAAACCCCCTCAAAAACTATGGCGATAAAGCTGACTTTTGGTCGCTTTATCTTTCATCGGAGCAGCACAATGAGCTAAGTTTTCGCTCTCAACTGCAGCAACCATTTTCTGTTAAAAAAGATACGGGCGCTCTAATTACGGTCATAAAAAATAATTTTATAGCCTATGCTTCTACGCAAGATTTTAGCGAGCAAGGAATTATTTCCGCTTTTGATGCAGCTTTGGAGTGGGCTGAGCGTCTTTCAACATATTCTTTGCTCAAAAATATTGATCTTCCTTTTGAAAATAATCACGGCAGCTATGCGCCCAATAAGGAAACTAAACTTTCTAAAGTCTCCATCAAAGATAAGTTGGATCTTTTAAAAGAAGCTGATGAGGCTTTGAAAAACAAATATATTGTCGATACCCATGCACTCTTGTGGACTATCGATACACAAACTACTTATCAAAATTCTCTTGGCGCTGATATTTCCCAAGAATTTAATTTACTCGTTCCGTCATTATCGGCTATTGCTCACCACCAAGGAGTAACGCAAGCGCGAACTCTTGGAGGTATGCGTGCCTATTGCCAACAAGGTGGACTTGAAAGCCTGCTTGATATCAATCTTGTAGAGCAAGCAAAAATGATCGCTCAAGATGCTGTCGATTTGGTCCATGCTCAAAACTGCCCAAGCGAAACTATGGATGTGCTGATTGATCCGGATCAGATGATGTTACAGATTCATGAATCCATAGGACATCCTATAGAACTCGATCGAATATTGGGTGATGAACGAAACTACGCAGGTACCAGTTTTGTTAAGCTCGACATGTTTGGCTCCTACCAGTATGGCTCTTCTGTACTCAATGTTAGTTTTGATCCTACCATTGAAAAACAATTCGCATCCTACGGCTATGATGCCGAAGGGACCAAAGCGCAAAAAGAATTTGTCATCAAAGATGGAATTTTAGTGCGCCCTCTCGGCGCTCGTGTCTCACAAAAAAGAGCTCAGATAGATGGTGTTGCCAACGCCAGGTGTTCATCTTGGAATCGCCCTCCTATCGATCGCATGGCTAATCTTAATATTGAGCCAGGCTCTCATAGCTTTGAGGAAATGCTCTCTAGTGTAGAAAAAGGCATTTATCTAAAATCAAACTCATCGTGGTCTATCGATGATTCACGAAATAAATTTCAGTTTGGTTGTGAATGGGGACAACTGATCGAAAATGGCAAACTCACCAAGGTAGTAAGAAGCCCTAATTATCGAGGTATCAGCGCAAATTTTTGGCGAAATCTTAAAATGGTTGGTGATATCTCCACAAGACAAGTGATGGGCACACCTTACTGCGGAAAAGGTGAGCCCAATCAATGTATTCGCGTAGGGCACGCATCACCTGTTTGCCTTTTTAATAACGTTGACGTTTTTGGTGGAGAGTAA
- a CDS encoding amino acid permease produces the protein MKTEKIGFWAVFALVAGSQIGSGVFVQPASLAPYGLYALAGWLISGTGAVTLALVFGWLCSKFPRTGGPYAYVEEAFGPVAGFFTGWTYWVISWVSTPVLYVASVGYLSPMLGNPPTEILLGLEIILLLALTWLNLRGVYAAGRAEFVLSLLKIIPLIIMPILALMYFKMDNFTVDTEKVAGSSLSHILSSVALLTMWGFIGLETATTAAGSVENPQKVIPRAIVIGTLCVGILYFFNSLGIMGLMAGAELAQSRAPYADAAQHMFGGNWHLLISLIASVVCIGTANAWTLSSGQAALGLAEAGLMPAIFKQKNKFGAPRWGILSSCIGIIPILILTANETLSEQINTIIDFSVTAFIFVYFACVAAFFRISYKERTLIKHLAYLIAACIGGFFCLWVLFETSWHTIGIASLFAVSGIPIFFLLPRRSN, from the coding sequence GTGAAAACGGAAAAAATTGGATTTTGGGCTGTGTTTGCTTTAGTAGCAGGAAGTCAAATCGGCTCAGGAGTTTTTGTACAACCGGCGAGTTTAGCGCCATACGGGCTTTACGCTTTGGCTGGCTGGTTAATTTCTGGGACGGGCGCCGTTACCCTTGCTCTCGTCTTTGGTTGGTTGTGCTCTAAATTTCCCCGCACGGGCGGTCCTTATGCCTACGTTGAAGAAGCATTTGGCCCTGTTGCTGGCTTCTTTACTGGATGGACCTATTGGGTAATTTCATGGGTAAGCACTCCGGTATTATACGTTGCAAGCGTAGGTTATCTCTCACCTATGTTAGGAAATCCCCCCACTGAAATTTTACTTGGCCTTGAAATTATTTTATTGCTTGCATTGACGTGGCTCAATTTGAGAGGAGTTTATGCCGCTGGTCGAGCTGAATTCGTTTTAAGCCTTCTTAAAATTATTCCTTTGATCATCATGCCTATATTAGCTCTCATGTATTTTAAAATGGATAATTTTACTGTTGATACTGAAAAAGTAGCCGGCTCTTCGCTCTCTCACATATTAAGCTCCGTTGCACTGCTTACCATGTGGGGCTTTATTGGTCTTGAAACTGCAACTACAGCTGCAGGCTCTGTTGAAAACCCTCAAAAAGTTATTCCTCGCGCCATTGTTATAGGCACACTGTGCGTGGGTATTTTATATTTTTTCAACAGCCTTGGCATCATGGGCTTGATGGCTGGAGCCGAACTGGCACAGTCGCGAGCTCCCTATGCAGATGCTGCACAGCATATGTTTGGCGGTAATTGGCACCTACTTATTTCTTTGATTGCTTCGGTAGTTTGCATTGGTACCGCTAATGCATGGACGCTCTCCTCGGGACAAGCGGCATTGGGACTAGCTGAAGCAGGATTAATGCCTGCTATTTTTAAACAAAAAAATAAATTTGGAGCACCTCGCTGGGGGATTTTATCGAGCTGCATTGGAATTATTCCCATTTTAATTCTAACAGCCAATGAAACTTTGAGTGAGCAAATTAACACCATCATAGATTTTTCAGTTACGGCATTTATCTTTGTATATTTTGCTTGTGTTGCTGCCTTCTTTAGAATTTCTTATAAAGAAAGGACACTCATAAAACACCTTGCTTACCTGATTGCAGCATGCATAGGCGGATTTTTTTGTCTGTGGGTACTCTTTGAAACTTCATGGCACACCATTGGCATAGCATCATTATTTGCAGTGAGCGGCATTCCTATTTTCTTTTTACTGCCACGTCGTTCAAATTAA
- the ablB gene encoding putative beta-lysine N-acetyltransferase: MAAESNTLIDDIRAKRSRPRSKMGKVSLTIDKDQRVKVVGAVYGIYYSIEEEDFCADLYLDHYNQRLKLSNISGRNYKKLFKRILLIAHENNFDKILAVEKEENLKLFLQHNFIIEAKIDNFYNPNVSAYFLALFLSDDRKKSQLEEVEENLLLKVKKHAPLKINPKTHSLYTFRQARREDIPKLLSLYRKVFESYPSPLIHNDYLEFIFAKESIFYVAVENNSLENNIVAAASAELVKGTKAAEMTDCATLKNHRGNGLMINILWQLEKVLKDMNYSCAYTSARARSYGMNFVFHRLGYQYLGRSKNQCDIQGAFEDMNIWSKTLC, from the coding sequence ATGGCCGCAGAATCTAATACTTTGATTGACGATATCCGTGCAAAGAGAAGTAGACCCCGTTCTAAGATGGGAAAAGTATCGCTTACCATTGATAAGGATCAAAGGGTAAAAGTGGTTGGAGCCGTTTATGGTATTTACTATAGTATTGAAGAAGAGGATTTTTGTGCTGATTTATATTTGGATCACTATAATCAGCGTCTCAAACTCAGCAATATTAGTGGAAGGAATTATAAAAAACTTTTTAAGCGAATTTTGCTTATTGCCCATGAAAATAATTTTGACAAAATTCTGGCAGTTGAAAAAGAAGAAAATCTAAAATTATTTTTGCAACATAACTTTATAATCGAAGCCAAGATAGATAACTTTTATAACCCCAATGTTAGCGCATATTTTTTGGCGCTTTTTTTGAGCGATGATCGAAAAAAATCGCAACTTGAAGAAGTGGAAGAAAATCTTTTATTAAAAGTAAAAAAACACGCTCCACTTAAAATAAATCCGAAAACACATTCTCTTTACACATTTAGACAAGCACGAAGAGAAGATATCCCTAAGTTATTGTCCCTTTATCGGAAAGTATTTGAAAGTTATCCTTCTCCCTTAATTCACAATGATTATTTGGAATTTATTTTTGCCAAGGAAAGTATTTTTTATGTGGCGGTTGAAAATAATTCTTTAGAAAATAACATTGTTGCAGCAGCTAGTGCTGAACTTGTAAAGGGAACTAAGGCTGCGGAAATGACTGATTGCGCCACATTAAAAAATCACAGAGGAAATGGACTCATGATTAATATTTTGTGGCAGTTAGAAAAAGTTCTGAAAGACATGAACTACAGTTGTGCTTATACGTCAGCGCGTGCACGAAGTTATGGTATGAATTTTGTATTTCATAGGTTGGGTTATCAATATTTGGGAAGATCTAAAAATCAGTGTGATATTCAAGGAGCTTTCGAAGACATGAATATTTGGTCAAAAACTTTATGCTAG